Proteins encoded by one window of Cloeon dipterum chromosome 4, ieCloDipt1.1, whole genome shotgun sequence:
- the Prp31 gene encoding U4/U6 small nuclear ribonucleoprotein Prp31: MSLAEELLADLEEDQETKEDDELKGLIAASAAKTEIDRDEFMEDLSKTNFSKLAMKVDSVRQVAKLRDSAMLNRIMKEIEDFSKAPRSVAEMHSGGAGEMDPEYQLIVQANNVAAEIENEISTIYQFVKERYSRRFPELDSLVVQPLDYIKTVRELGNELENVKNNEALLQVLTQATIMVVSVTASTTQGQMLNENELDSIKEACDMAIEVHDFKLRILDYVEARMAFISPNLSAIVGASTAAKMMGLAGGLSRLANMPACNVQVLGAQKKTLSGFSQVAALPHTGFVYYCELVQETPPDMRLKASRLVAAKCALAARVDAGQESRDGSIGQMFREEIEKKLDKLQEPPPVKFIKPLPKPVDPSRKRRGGKRVRKMKERYAVTELRKQQNRMNFGDIEEDAYQNDLGYTRGTIGKSGTGRIRLPQVDEKTKVRISKTLHKNLQKQQQWGGSTTVRKQVSGTASSVAFTPMQGLEIVNPQAAEKVGGEENAKYFSSTSGFLQASRK; encoded by the exons ATGTCGCTGGCGGAGGAACTTTTGGCTGACCTGGAAGAGGATCAGGAAACTAAGGAAGATGACGAACTGAAGGGTTTGATTGCAGCATCTGCTGCTAAAACAGAAATAGACCGAGATGAGTTCATGGAAGACCTCagcaaaaccaatttttcaaaactag ctatGAAAGTAGATTCGGTTAGACAAGTCGCAAAGCTAAGGGACTCTGCAATGCTGAACCGAATTATGAAGGAAATCGAAGATTTCTCAAAGGCGCCTAGATCGGTGGCGGAAATGCATTCAGGTGGAGCCGGTGAGATGGACCCTGAGTATCAACTCATTGTACAGGCTAACAATGTGGcagctgaaattgaaaatgaaatta GCACCATCTATCAGTTTGTCAAGGAGCGCTACTCAAGGCGGTTTCCTGAGCTAGACTCGCTGGTTGTGCAGCCTTTGGACTACATTAAAACTGTCCGGGAACTAGGCAATGAGctggaaaatgttaaaaataacgaGGCTCTTCTCCAAGTTCTCACACAAGCCACCATCATGGTTGTCTCAGTCACTGCGTCAACTACTCAGGG GCAAATGCTGAACGAAAACGAGTTGGATTCCATCAAGGAGGCGTGTGACATGGCCATCGAGGTGCATGACTTCAAGCTGCGCATCCTTGATTATGTGGAGGCTCGCATGGCGTTCATCTCACCAAACCTGTCGGCCATCGTTGGGGCGTCAACCGCGGCCAAAATGATGGGTCTGGCTGGTGGCCTGTCCCGACTGGCTAATATGCCTGCTTGCAATGTTCAGGTCCTGGGAGCCCAGAAGAAAACCCTGTCAGGATTCTCGCAGGTAGCCGCCCTGCCGCACACAGGCTTTGTATACTATTGCGAATTGGTCCAAGAAACGCCGCCT gACATGCGGTTGAAGGCTTCTAGACTGGTTGCTGCAAAGTGCGCCCTGGCAGCCAGGGTGGACGCTGGTCAAGAAAGCAGAGACGGTTCCATTGGACAGATGTTCAGGGAGGAAATTGAGAAGAAACTTGACAAATTACAG GAGCCGCCTCCAGTGAAATTCATCAAACCCTTGCCAAAACCAGTTGATCCATCAAGAAAGAGGCGAGGTGGCAAGCGGGTGCGCAAAATGAAAGAGCGCTACGCAGTGACGGAGCTGCGGAAGCAGCAGAACAGGATGAACTTTGGCGAT ATTGAGGAGGACGCGTACCAGAATGACTTAGGCTACACCAGAGGTACCATCGGCAAGTCTGGCACTGGCAGAATCAGACTGCCCCAGGTTGATGAAAAGACCAAGGTACGCATTTCAAAAACGCTGCACAAGAATcttcaaaagcagcagcagtggggCGGCAGCACCACAGTCAGAAAGCAGGTTTCAGGAACTGCTTCCAGCGTCGCATTCACTCCCATGCAG GGGTTGGAGATCGTGAATCCGCAAGCAGCAGAGAAAGTGGGTGgagaggaaaatgcaaaatatttctccaGCACATCTGGGTTTCTGCAAGCATCAAGGAAATGA
- the LOC135943386 gene encoding inositol-tetrakisphosphate 1-kinase-like isoform X2: MLPSDQPACQVIGYWMSEKKSQKLNWSEFAGVCKLNGIELVKLDLQKPLDTQGPFTAILHKLTDIIALATQKDAEAQAMMDNIESFLDAHPEVAVIDPLPNVRQLLDRSLSYSVIRSSDLEKIDVFTPTYVELNSDDVQVNLSKLASGGVKFPFVCKPQVAHGSSNAHKMSIIFNEAGVADCKPPCVAQTFINHNALLYKIFSVGDDHHVVKRPSLKNFHSSDQKTIHFDSHDVSKADSSSALSILDEGKVEEHQPDADRFSKIAHILNKALGMDLLGIDVVIENGTNRYAIIDINAYPGYDGYPNFFNSLLSCIQNTIKSHKKRLESGFDTGYSSDEKKKNLPIGRIHKKSSANSSTGS, encoded by the exons ATGTTGCCCAGCGATCAGCCCGCCTGCCAGGTCATCGGCTACTGGATGTCGGAGAAAAAAAGCCAGAAGCTGAACTGGAGCGAATTCGCCGGAGTGTGCAA GTTAAATGGAATAGAGCTAGTCAAG CTTGATCTACAAAAGCCTCTGGATACGCAAGGACCTTTCACGGCCATCCTGCATAAACTGACGGACATCATAGCTCTAGCAACGCAGAAAGATGCCGAG gcCCAGGCGATGATGGACAACATCGAGAGCTTCCTGGATGCGCACCCTGAGGTCGCGGTCATTGATCCTTTGCCCAATGTGCGTCAACTGCTTGACAGATCTCTTTCATACTCGGTCATTCGTTCCAGTGATTTGGAGAAGATTG ATGTGTTCACTCCGACTTATGTTGAGCTGAATTCTGACGACGTGCAAGTAAATCTTTCCAAATTGGCGTCAGGAGGAGTGAAGTTCCCATTTG TCTGCAAACCCCAAGTGGCCCATGGCTCAAGCAACGCTCACAag ATGTCGATTATTTTCAACGAAGCAGGAGTAGCAGACTGCAAACCGCCATGCGTCGCCCAAACCTTTATCAACCATAATGCCCTTctgtacaaaatattttccgttgGCGATGACCACCACGTCGTTAAGAGACCTTCGCTGAAGAACTTTCACTCATCTg ACCAAAAGACGATTCACTTTGACAGTCACGATGTGTCCAAGGCTGACTCTTCCTCAGCTCTGAGCATTCTCGATGAGGGCAAAGTTGAGGAACACCAGCCAGATGCTGACCGGTTCAGCAAAATTGCGCACATCCTGAACAAAGCGCTCGGCATGGACTTATTGGGCATCGACGTTGTGATTGAAAACGGAACAAACCGATATGCCATCATTGACATAAACGCGTATCCAG GTTATGATGGCTACCCGaattttttcaacagtttGTTAAGTTGCATTCAAAACACGATTAAATCTCACAAAAAACGCTTGGAATCGGGCTTTGACACTGGCTATTCTAGtgatgaaaaaaagaaaaatctgccTATCGGCCGGATACACAAGAAGAGTTCCGCGAACAGCTCCACGGGTAGCTAG
- the LOC135943386 gene encoding inositol-tetrakisphosphate 1-kinase-like isoform X1 — translation MLPSDQPACQVIGYWMSEKKSQKLNWSEFAGVCKLNGIELVKLDLQKPLDTQGPFTAILHKLTDIIALATQKDAEAQAMMDNIESFLDAHPEVAVIDPLPNVRQLLDRSLSYSVIRSSDLEKIDVFTPTYVELNSDDVQVNLSKLASGGVKFPFVCKPQVAHGSSNAHKHESSSQMSIIFNEAGVADCKPPCVAQTFINHNALLYKIFSVGDDHHVVKRPSLKNFHSSDQKTIHFDSHDVSKADSSSALSILDEGKVEEHQPDADRFSKIAHILNKALGMDLLGIDVVIENGTNRYAIIDINAYPGYDGYPNFFNSLLSCIQNTIKSHKKRLESGFDTGYSSDEKKKNLPIGRIHKKSSANSSTGS, via the exons ATGTTGCCCAGCGATCAGCCCGCCTGCCAGGTCATCGGCTACTGGATGTCGGAGAAAAAAAGCCAGAAGCTGAACTGGAGCGAATTCGCCGGAGTGTGCAA GTTAAATGGAATAGAGCTAGTCAAG CTTGATCTACAAAAGCCTCTGGATACGCAAGGACCTTTCACGGCCATCCTGCATAAACTGACGGACATCATAGCTCTAGCAACGCAGAAAGATGCCGAG gcCCAGGCGATGATGGACAACATCGAGAGCTTCCTGGATGCGCACCCTGAGGTCGCGGTCATTGATCCTTTGCCCAATGTGCGTCAACTGCTTGACAGATCTCTTTCATACTCGGTCATTCGTTCCAGTGATTTGGAGAAGATTG ATGTGTTCACTCCGACTTATGTTGAGCTGAATTCTGACGACGTGCAAGTAAATCTTTCCAAATTGGCGTCAGGAGGAGTGAAGTTCCCATTTG TCTGCAAACCCCAAGTGGCCCATGGCTCAAGCAACGCTCACAag CATGAGTCTTCTTCGCAGATGTCGATTATTTTCAACGAAGCAGGAGTAGCAGACTGCAAACCGCCATGCGTCGCCCAAACCTTTATCAACCATAATGCCCTTctgtacaaaatattttccgttgGCGATGACCACCACGTCGTTAAGAGACCTTCGCTGAAGAACTTTCACTCATCTg ACCAAAAGACGATTCACTTTGACAGTCACGATGTGTCCAAGGCTGACTCTTCCTCAGCTCTGAGCATTCTCGATGAGGGCAAAGTTGAGGAACACCAGCCAGATGCTGACCGGTTCAGCAAAATTGCGCACATCCTGAACAAAGCGCTCGGCATGGACTTATTGGGCATCGACGTTGTGATTGAAAACGGAACAAACCGATATGCCATCATTGACATAAACGCGTATCCAG GTTATGATGGCTACCCGaattttttcaacagtttGTTAAGTTGCATTCAAAACACGATTAAATCTCACAAAAAACGCTTGGAATCGGGCTTTGACACTGGCTATTCTAGtgatgaaaaaaagaaaaatctgccTATCGGCCGGATACACAAGAAGAGTTCCGCGAACAGCTCCACGGGTAGCTAG